The Pseudomonas sp. FP2309 genomic sequence TGGACTGAATGCTGCTGGCAAGCGTGTTGGGGGTGTTGATGGGGCTGGTCATGGGCCTGACCGGCGCGGGCGGCGGCATCCTTGGGGTGCCGGCGCTGGTGCTGGGCTTGGGCTTGAGCATGACCCAGGCCGCACCGGTGTCGTTGCTCGCAGTGGGCGCGGCGGCGGCGGTCGGGGCGATTGACGGTTTACGCCATGGCCTGGTGCGGTACCGCGCCGCGCTGCTGATTGCATTGCTCGGCGCGCTGTTTTCGCCGCTGGGTGTGTTTCTCGCCCATCAACTGCCCGAGCACGTGCTGATGGGTCTGTTCAGCGCACTGATGGTGCTGGTGGCGTGGCGCATGGTGCGGCGCGAAAAAACCGAGGCCGGGCCGAGCGACCATGGCGCGGCCTCGTGGGGCCAAAAGAACTGCATGCTCAACCAACAGACCGGGCGCCTGGCCTGGACCGCCAAATGCAGCGCGACCCTGGCCGCGTTGGGCGCCGTGACCGGCGCGGTGTCCGGCCTGCTTGGCGTGGGCGGTGGCTTTCTGATCGTGCCGGCCTTCAAGCAGCTCACCGATGTGCAGATGCGCGGCAT encodes the following:
- a CDS encoding sulfite exporter TauE/SafE family protein, with protein sequence MLLASVLGVLMGLVMGLTGAGGGILGVPALVLGLGLSMTQAAPVSLLAVGAAAAVGAIDGLRHGLVRYRAALLIALLGALFSPLGVFLAHQLPEHVLMGLFSALMVLVAWRMVRREKTEAGPSDHGAASWGQKNCMLNQQTGRLAWTAKCSATLAALGAVTGAVSGLLGVGGGFLIVPAFKQLTDVQMRGIVATSLMVISLISLIGVAGALHAGVNIEPMGWAFIGASIVGMLIGRRLCSVIPARALQVGFASLCVLVAIGMLVRAGLTS